Proteins from a single region of Phycisphaeraceae bacterium D3-23:
- the eno gene encoding phosphopyruvate hydratase gives MSFAIDYVHGRQVLDSRGNPTIEVEVGLFDGTVGRALVPSGASTGENEAVELRDGDKSHYLGKSVHQAVENVNGPIAGELIGEDARDQEGLDALMIDLDGTENKSNLGANAMLGVSMAVAHAAAEACGLPLYRYLGGSGAKVLPVPMLNILNGGKHADNTVDFQEFMIQPWGFDDFGDALRAGVEVYHALKGVLHDQNMSTAVGDEGGFAPNLKSNEDALKVIEQAVDKAGYAWGEQMFVALDPATSELWNEAEKDGKEGYKFFSSTQEIMSSDDLASLWADWCKKYPIRSIEDGLAENDWAGWKTLTDKVGDTVQLVGDDLFVTNKKFLQKGIDMGAANSILVKVNQIGTLSETFDAVGLAMRNGYSAVLSHRSGETEDATIADLAVATNCGQIKTGAPCRSDRNAKYNQLIRIAEELGDNAIYGSQFWNKG, from the coding sequence ATGAGCTTTGCAATCGACTACGTCCACGGCCGACAGGTCCTCGACTCCCGCGGCAACCCCACCATCGAAGTCGAAGTCGGCCTGTTCGACGGCACCGTCGGCCGCGCGCTGGTCCCCTCAGGCGCATCGACCGGCGAGAACGAAGCCGTCGAGCTCCGCGACGGCGACAAGTCGCACTACCTCGGTAAGTCCGTCCACCAGGCCGTCGAAAACGTCAACGGCCCGATCGCCGGCGAACTCATCGGCGAGGACGCACGCGACCAGGAAGGCCTCGACGCGCTGATGATCGACCTCGACGGCACCGAAAACAAATCCAACCTCGGCGCCAACGCCATGCTCGGCGTCTCTATGGCCGTCGCGCACGCCGCCGCCGAGGCCTGCGGCCTCCCGCTCTACCGCTACCTCGGCGGGTCGGGCGCGAAGGTCCTCCCCGTCCCGATGCTCAACATCCTCAACGGCGGTAAGCACGCCGACAACACCGTCGACTTCCAGGAGTTCATGATCCAGCCCTGGGGCTTCGACGACTTCGGCGACGCGCTCCGCGCCGGCGTCGAGGTCTACCACGCACTCAAGGGCGTCCTCCACGACCAGAACATGTCCACCGCCGTCGGCGATGAGGGCGGCTTCGCGCCCAACCTCAAGAGCAACGAAGACGCGCTCAAGGTCATCGAGCAGGCCGTCGACAAGGCCGGCTACGCCTGGGGCGAGCAGATGTTCGTCGCCCTCGACCCCGCGACCAGCGAGCTTTGGAACGAGGCCGAGAAGGACGGCAAGGAGGGCTACAAGTTCTTCAGCTCGACGCAGGAGATCATGAGCAGCGACGACCTCGCCTCGCTCTGGGCCGACTGGTGCAAGAAGTACCCGATCCGCTCGATCGAGGATGGCCTCGCCGAGAACGACTGGGCCGGCTGGAAGACGCTGACCGACAAGGTCGGCGACACCGTCCAGCTCGTCGGCGACGACCTCTTCGTCACCAATAAGAAGTTCCTGCAAAAAGGCATCGACATGGGCGCGGCCAACTCGATCCTCGTCAAGGTCAACCAGATCGGCACGCTCAGCGAAACCTTCGACGCCGTCGGCCTCGCGATGCGTAACGGGTACTCGGCCGTGCTCAGCCACCGTTCGGGCGAAACCGAGGACGCAACAATCGCCGACCTCGCCGTCGCCACCAACTGCGGCCAGATCAAGACCGGCGCGCCCTGCCGCTCCGACCGCAACGCCAAGTACAACCAGCTCATCCGCATCGCCGAAGAGCTCGGCGACAACGCCATCTACGGCAGCCAGTTCTGGAACAAGGGCTGA
- a CDS encoding bL34 family ribosomal protein, giving the protein MSTHYPKRRSLIKRARKFGFRARMRSKAGRKLINRKRRVGRSVTVRRSF; this is encoded by the coding sequence ATGTCGACCCATTACCCCAAGCGCCGCTCCCTGATCAAGCGTGCCCGCAAGTTCGGCTTCCGCGCCCGGATGCGCTCCAAGGCCGGCCGCAAACTCATCAACCGCAAACGCCGCGTCGGCAGGTCCGTCACGGTGCGCCGCAGCTTCTAA
- a CDS encoding Ig-like domain-containing protein, whose amino-acid sequence MKHRIKTTHLLLAAALAPLAVCSATFAIQPQQWSHTSEADFAGGDPFGTVVTNLGDIRLSSQTTTIDGLPEGVTHIHDIVTIGNANYVSVGPEAKVLKLQGDTVEVVAELSDDEQVFALDEVNGGLMVAISGENSRLAVLGGDGDLRTIAEFEGVRYIWDTLTAGLMVFAATGPEGKVLMTMNDPNGNVARGEAISVILEATQSNILTLAMGPDGAIYAGTDTDGLVYRLTEIDADSATWEPFVLYDAPEAEIGALVVMDDGTVYAGTAAADQARPGRLAAANAQENGRPEEPAEPEAEPQPEPEPAPQAQPEEEPEAEPVEEAPAEPTPEDYDRLREALRERLRVARESGELGGGLDAGGGNNNAGAAADNRPSRARPAAPSGGNKPGNAVYRIDPQGFVSEVFRESAMILAIAPTPEGDLIVATGNEGQVFRIDPDLRETTVLADLDSQLAPALAVTEGGILVGGAAPASLTLLGDQLAESGQFTSNILDAGQVSMFGTLKLTADIPAGCAVRVETRTGNVGDPELAAWSQWQNAGTLQHDADAHALQPREIKADNAPARYLQYRLTLTGTGTATPVVDQVDLAYVAPNMPPQVAALTITTPAPGAPGSDPNPKLTANWQATDDNGDRVVYNLEIKPAGADRYLPLAQDLTGTSYEWATQHVPDGWYTLRVTADDRLDNPGDMAMTGRRVSDAVLVDNTPPALGELEAQVQGDTVTLTATASDALSGIRSIGYALDGSDEYAASLPTDLIYDSTSEPWSVTISDLSPGDHVVALRVIDARGNTAYRQVIVSIEE is encoded by the coding sequence ATGAAACACCGCATCAAAACAACCCACCTCCTCCTCGCCGCCGCGCTCGCCCCGCTGGCGGTCTGCTCGGCCACGTTCGCGATCCAGCCCCAGCAGTGGTCCCACACCAGCGAAGCCGACTTCGCCGGCGGCGACCCGTTTGGCACCGTCGTCACCAATCTCGGCGACATCCGGCTGTCGTCGCAGACGACCACGATCGACGGGCTGCCCGAGGGCGTGACGCACATCCACGACATCGTGACGATCGGCAACGCGAACTATGTCTCGGTCGGGCCCGAGGCGAAAGTCCTGAAGTTGCAGGGCGACACGGTTGAGGTCGTCGCAGAACTGAGCGACGACGAGCAGGTCTTTGCACTCGACGAAGTCAACGGTGGACTGATGGTGGCGATCAGTGGCGAGAACAGCCGGCTGGCGGTGCTGGGTGGCGACGGCGATCTGCGGACCATCGCCGAGTTTGAAGGCGTGCGATACATCTGGGACACGCTCACGGCCGGGCTGATGGTCTTCGCGGCCACCGGGCCCGAAGGCAAGGTGTTGATGACGATGAACGACCCCAACGGCAACGTCGCGCGGGGCGAAGCCATCAGCGTCATCCTCGAAGCGACGCAATCCAACATCCTCACCCTCGCGATGGGGCCTGACGGGGCGATCTACGCCGGCACGGATACCGATGGGCTCGTCTACCGCCTGACCGAGATCGACGCCGACTCAGCGACTTGGGAACCCTTCGTCCTCTACGACGCCCCCGAGGCGGAGATCGGCGCGCTGGTCGTGATGGACGACGGCACGGTCTACGCCGGCACCGCCGCGGCCGACCAGGCCCGGCCAGGCCGGCTCGCCGCCGCCAACGCGCAGGAGAACGGCCGACCCGAGGAGCCCGCCGAGCCCGAGGCGGAGCCACAGCCCGAACCCGAGCCCGCCCCGCAAGCCCAGCCCGAAGAAGAGCCCGAAGCAGAGCCCGTTGAAGAAGCGCCCGCCGAGCCCACCCCCGAGGACTACGACCGCCTGCGTGAGGCCCTGCGCGAACGCCTCCGCGTCGCCCGCGAGTCGGGCGAACTCGGCGGCGGCCTCGACGCAGGCGGCGGCAACAACAACGCCGGCGCCGCCGCCGACAACCGCCCCTCCCGCGCCCGCCCCGCCGCGCCCTCGGGCGGCAACAAGCCCGGCAACGCCGTCTACCGCATCGACCCGCAGGGCTTCGTCAGCGAGGTCTTCCGCGAGTCCGCCATGATCCTCGCCATCGCCCCCACGCCCGAAGGCGACCTCATCGTCGCCACCGGCAACGAGGGCCAGGTCTTCCGCATCGACCCCGACCTCCGCGAGACCACCGTCCTCGCCGACCTCGACAGCCAACTCGCCCCCGCGCTCGCCGTCACCGAAGGCGGCATCCTCGTCGGCGGCGCGGCCCCCGCCTCGCTCACCCTGCTGGGCGACCAGCTCGCCGAGTCGGGCCAATTCACCAGCAACATCCTCGACGCCGGCCAGGTCAGCATGTTCGGCACGCTCAAGCTCACCGCCGACATCCCCGCCGGCTGCGCCGTCCGCGTCGAGACCCGAACGGGCAACGTCGGCGACCCCGAGCTCGCCGCCTGGTCCCAGTGGCAGAACGCCGGCACACTCCAGCATGACGCCGACGCCCACGCCCTCCAGCCCCGCGAGATCAAGGCCGACAACGCTCCGGCCCGCTACCTCCAGTACCGGCTCACCCTCACCGGCACGGGCACCGCGACCCCGGTCGTCGACCAGGTCGATCTCGCCTACGTCGCCCCCAACATGCCCCCGCAGGTCGCCGCACTCACCATCACCACCCCCGCCCCCGGCGCACCCGGCAGCGACCCCAACCCCAAGCTCACCGCCAACTGGCAGGCCACCGACGACAACGGCGACCGCGTCGTCTACAACCTTGAGATCAAGCCCGCCGGGGCCGACCGCTACCTCCCGCTGGCCCAGGACCTCACGGGCACGAGCTACGAGTGGGCCACCCAGCACGTCCCCGACGGCTGGTACACCCTCCGCGTCACCGCCGACGACCGGCTGGATAACCCCGGCGATATGGCCATGACCGGCCGACGCGTCAGCGACGCCGTCCTCGTCGATAACACCCCCCCGGCCCTGGGCGAGCTCGAAGCCCAAGTCCAGGGCGATACCGTCACCCTCACCGCCACCGCCAGCGACGCCCTCTCCGGCATCCGGTCGATCGGCTACGCCCTGGACGGCAGCGATGAATACGCCGCCTCCCTCCCCACGGACCTGATCTACGACTCGACAAGCGAGCCCTGGAGCGTTACAATCTCCGATCTTTCCCCGGGCGACCATGTGGTCGCTCTGCGCGTCATCGACGCCCGCGGGAACACCGCCTACCGGCAGGTGATCGTCAGCATCGAAGAGTAA